From Candidatus Omnitrophota bacterium, a single genomic window includes:
- the radA gene encoding DNA repair protein RadA produces the protein MAKNKTIFTCQNCGYRSLRWLGRCPDCEEWNSFVEEAVDSFVSEEREKSELPRLLAEINIQEEERVSTGIEEFDRLLGGGIVRGSVILVGGNPGVGKSTILLQVSHSLSMRGNTVFYVSGEESLNQTKIRAERLGLVGDKLFIVNENDVDFIIEDIKKINPGVVIIDSIQILYKKEFSSSTGTVTQVRECAQLLTSLAKEKGISMFLIGHVTKEGVLAGPKVLEHLVDTVLYFEGEDFSQRRILRAVKNRFGSTNEIAIFEMSAKGLMEVRNPSEMFLGERGENIPGSLIVPVMEGLRPLLVEIQALVVSSLPGIARRRCIGLDFNRIPLLIAVMEKRLGLHLGGQDIFVNVVGGIKVMEPAVDLGVILGIVSSFRNLAVSKDTVVLGEVGLGGEVRSVSFAELRIQEAQKLGFKKAILPKGNLSSIKDLKKDFEIRGVKNIEEAVDLVLG, from the coding sequence ATGGCTAAGAATAAAACTATATTCACCTGTCAGAATTGCGGATATCGTTCTTTACGCTGGTTGGGGAGATGTCCTGATTGTGAAGAGTGGAATTCTTTTGTAGAAGAAGCAGTTGATTCCTTTGTTTCAGAAGAGCGAGAAAAATCAGAACTACCCCGTCTTCTCGCAGAGATTAATATTCAGGAAGAAGAAAGAGTTTCTACTGGAATAGAAGAATTTGATCGGCTTTTGGGAGGAGGGATTGTTCGGGGTTCAGTAATTCTGGTAGGGGGAAATCCCGGGGTGGGTAAATCTACTATCCTTCTTCAAGTTTCCCATAGTTTGAGCATGAGGGGAAATACAGTTTTTTATGTTAGTGGGGAAGAGTCCTTGAACCAGACAAAGATACGTGCAGAGAGGTTGGGTTTAGTGGGAGATAAACTTTTTATAGTTAATGAGAATGATGTAGATTTTATAATTGAGGATATTAAAAAAATAAATCCTGGGGTTGTAATTATTGACTCAATACAGATACTCTATAAAAAGGAATTCTCGTCCAGCACGGGCACAGTGACTCAAGTACGTGAATGTGCTCAACTACTCACCTCATTAGCTAAAGAGAAGGGAATTTCGATGTTTCTGATTGGGCATGTAACCAAGGAAGGAGTTTTGGCTGGGCCTAAGGTCTTGGAACATCTGGTGGACACAGTTTTATATTTCGAAGGTGAGGATTTCAGTCAAAGGAGAATATTACGGGCGGTAAAGAATCGGTTTGGTTCGACTAATGAGATAGCAATCTTTGAAATGTCTGCTAAAGGTTTGATGGAGGTGAGGAATCCTTCAGAGATGTTTTTAGGTGAACGTGGAGAAAATATTCCTGGCTCTTTAATCGTTCCTGTTATGGAAGGATTGCGCCCATTATTGGTAGAAATACAGGCATTGGTGGTTTCTTCTCTTCCCGGGATTGCTCGTAGGCGCTGTATTGGTTTAGATTTTAATCGTATACCATTACTGATTGCAGTAATGGAGAAAAGGTTGGGTTTACATCTTGGTGGTCAAGATATTTTTGTCAATGTGGTAGGAGGAATAAAAGTAATGGAACCAGCAGTAGATTTAGGGGTGATTTTGGGGATTGTTTCCAGTTTCCGTAATTTAGCGGTTTCTAAGGACACAGTGGTTTTGGGAGAAGTGGGGTTAGGTGGAGAGGTGAGGTCGGTAAGTTTTGCGGAACTGCGGATTCAGGAGGCACAGAAACTGGGTTTTAAGAAGGCGATTTTACCTAAAGGTAACCTTTCTTCCATAAAAGATCTTAAAAAAGATTTTGAGATTAGAGGAGTGAAAAATATTGAAGAAGCAGTAGACTTGGTTTTAGGATAA
- the ispD gene encoding 2-C-methyl-D-erythritol 4-phosphate cytidylyltransferase: MRISAIIPSAGRGKRLRENKDKVFVTLDNKPIIYYTLKSLEEIEEIGEIILVVSGRSFMYAKDEFLKKIRFTKVKKVVKGGPTRTDSVWNGLKEIDKTADLILVHDGARPFINKILLKKVIEAGARFGAAVLGVPINATIKKVKSGSVVETVSREYIWETQTPQVFRKDLIVSCYQQAINEGFKPTDDAQVLEHYGKKVKIVEGSILNIKITTPEDLFLAKAILKYQVAKKTFKSIR, encoded by the coding sequence ATGAGAATTTCTGCTATTATCCCTTCAGCAGGAAGAGGTAAGCGCTTGAGGGAAAATAAAGATAAAGTTTTTGTTACCCTGGATAACAAACCCATTATTTATTATACACTTAAGAGTTTAGAAGAAATAGAAGAGATAGGAGAAATTATTTTGGTGGTCAGTGGGCGGTCGTTCATGTATGCAAAGGATGAATTTCTAAAAAAAATTAGATTTACAAAGGTTAAAAAGGTTGTAAAAGGAGGACCTACACGCACCGATTCTGTATGGAATGGACTTAAAGAAATAGACAAAACAGCAGATTTAATTTTAGTCCATGATGGGGCAAGGCCTTTTATTAATAAGATTTTACTTAAAAAGGTAATAGAGGCAGGAGCAAGGTTTGGAGCGGCGGTATTAGGAGTTCCCATTAACGCGACGATAAAAAAGGTTAAAAGCGGTTCAGTCGTAGAGACAGTTTCTCGGGAATATATTTGGGAAACTCAGACACCGCAGGTGTTTAGAAAAGATTTGATTGTATCTTGTTATCAACAGGCAATTAATGAGGGATTTAAGCCTACTGATGATGCTCAAGTTTTAGAACATTATGGGAAAAAGGTTAAGATAGTGGAAGGCAGCATTTTAAATATAAAGATTACTACCCCCGAGGATTTATTTCTGGCAAAGGCAATTTTAAAATATCAAGTAGCAAAGAAAACGTTTAAGTCAATTCGTTAA
- the ispF gene encoding 2-C-methyl-D-erythritol 2,4-cyclodiphosphate synthase, whose amino-acid sequence MRVGLGYDIHRLVKGRKLFLGGVEIPYEKGLLGYSDGDVILHALSDALLGAIGKGDIGEHFPNNDPKYKDIASREILNFVFKLVLAKRFIIRNLDITLIAEHPEISKYKEKMKKNIGGILRISRDNINIKATTHEGIGSIGKGEAMAAWAVVLLDK is encoded by the coding sequence ATGAGAGTTGGTTTAGGTTATGACATTCATCGCTTAGTAAAAGGGAGAAAACTTTTTCTGGGAGGGGTAGAGATTCCTTATGAGAAAGGTCTTTTAGGGTACTCCGATGGAGATGTAATCCTACATGCCCTTTCGGACGCACTCCTCGGAGCAATAGGAAAAGGCGATATTGGAGAACATTTTCCTAATAATGATCCAAAATATAAAGACATTGCGAGCAGAGAAATTCTTAATTTTGTTTTTAAATTGGTTTTAGCTAAGAGATTTATAATCAGGAACTTAGATATTACCTTAATTGCGGAGCATCCAGAGATTTCTAAGTATAAAGAGAAGATGAAAAAAAATATTGGTGGAATTCTTAGAATTTCTAGGGATAATATTAATATTAAAGCCACGACTCATGAAGGGATTGGTTCTATTGGTAAGGGCGAGGCAATGGCAGCATGGGCAGTGGTATTGTTAGATAAATAA
- the cysE gene encoding serine O-acetyltransferase yields MWNIILLVLAIFAIIIVLISIIFRPEIKAASERDPAAKSALEIILNYPSLHALIFYRISHLFWNLKIPLIPRCISQFARNVTGIEIHPGAKIGKGFFIDHGMGVVIGETTVIGDNVTLYQGVTLGGTGKEKGKRHPTIGNNVVIGAGAKVLGNIVIGDNVQIGANAVVIKDVPSNCTVVGVPGRVVKHEGVPVPTISLDHTNLPDPLAQAVERLQSEIELIEKQLKEWRTKKSSDKDDKS; encoded by the coding sequence ATGTGGAATATAATTCTGTTAGTTCTTGCAATTTTTGCGATAATTATTGTTTTAATTTCCATTATCTTCCGTCCAGAAATAAAGGCTGCTTCAGAGCGTGACCCGGCAGCAAAATCGGCTTTGGAAATAATCTTAAATTATCCTAGTCTTCACGCCCTCATTTTTTATCGCATCTCCCATCTTTTCTGGAATCTGAAGATTCCCTTGATTCCGCGTTGTATTTCGCAGTTTGCCCGTAATGTTACAGGAATCGAGATTCATCCCGGAGCAAAGATTGGCAAAGGGTTTTTTATCGATCACGGTATGGGGGTGGTCATTGGAGAAACTACGGTTATTGGAGACAACGTTACTTTATATCAAGGAGTTACTTTAGGGGGAACGGGCAAAGAAAAAGGTAAACGGCATCCTACAATTGGGAATAATGTAGTTATTGGAGCAGGGGCGAAGGTTTTGGGAAATATTGTTATTGGCGATAACGTTCAGATTGGAGCAAACGCCGTCGTGATAAAGGATGTTCCTTCCAATTGTACAGTAGTAGGGGTTCCGGGGAGAGTTGTAAAGCATGAAGGTGTTCCTGTGCCTACGATTAGTTTAGACCATACTAATCTTCCTGATCCCCTGGCGCAAGCGGTTGAACGTTTACAGAGCGAGATTGAATTGATTGAGAAACAGTTGAAAGAATGGAGGACTAAAAAAAGTAGTGATAAAGATGATAAATCATAG
- the cysS gene encoding cysteine--tRNA ligase, whose translation MGIRIFNTLTGKKEIFRPINKGKVRIYVCGPTVYDEPHIGHLRSAYIFEVIRRYLIFRGYKVKFVKNITDVDDKIIEKAKEEIKSLSTNPQPPVDLKSKVREVAERYLKKYHEAMEVFGITPPDVEPKVTEHIPEILKIIEGLIKKGFAYEKEGDVYFRVKRFSRYGKLSNQSTEELITGARVEPDDKKEDPLDFALWKKAKEDEPSWQTPWGEGRPGWHIECSAMSMRYLGKNFDVHGGGKDLIFPHHENEIAQAEVYTRKRFANYWIHNGLLTINGEKMAKSLGNFISADEIFKRYHPEVLKLFFLSAHYSHPIDFSDKKMDEAKRARERFYILLRKIDESIPFNAHQSPVKKKKSATAVDRFRKEFVSAMDDDFNTCRALAVLFEMVNFANKSLDKKSILIEVKRLLLDLGKIFGLFERQEREEVLESLMKLIIYIRQALRERKDYTLADKIRKDLKEIGIILEDDAKNTSWRFEA comes from the coding sequence ATGGGAATAAGGATTTTTAATACATTAACTGGCAAAAAAGAAATTTTTAGACCTATAAATAAGGGTAAGGTGAGGATCTATGTTTGTGGTCCTACAGTTTATGATGAACCGCACATTGGACATCTACGTTCTGCCTACATTTTTGAAGTAATCAGACGATATTTGATTTTCAGAGGATATAAGGTTAAATTTGTAAAAAATATTACCGATGTTGATGATAAGATAATTGAAAAGGCAAAAGAAGAAATTAAATCACTATCTACTAATCCTCAGCCCCCAGTAGATTTAAAGAGTAAAGTTAGGGAAGTAGCAGAAAGGTATCTCAAGAAATATCACGAAGCGATGGAAGTTTTTGGTATAACTCCTCCAGATGTAGAGCCGAAAGTAACCGAACATATTCCCGAGATATTAAAAATTATAGAAGGGCTAATTAAGAAAGGTTTTGCTTATGAAAAAGAAGGTGATGTGTATTTCCGAGTAAAAAGGTTTTCTCGTTATGGTAAGTTGTCAAATCAGAGCACGGAAGAATTAATTACTGGTGCACGTGTTGAACCAGACGATAAAAAAGAAGACCCTCTGGATTTTGCTCTCTGGAAGAAAGCTAAAGAAGATGAACCAAGCTGGCAGACTCCGTGGGGAGAAGGTCGTCCTGGATGGCATATAGAATGTTCTGCAATGAGTATGCGATATTTAGGGAAGAATTTTGATGTGCATGGAGGAGGTAAAGATTTAATCTTTCCTCACCATGAAAATGAAATTGCTCAAGCCGAAGTTTATACCCGGAAAAGATTTGCCAACTACTGGATTCATAATGGTCTATTGACTATAAATGGCGAAAAAATGGCGAAGTCTCTGGGAAACTTTATCTCTGCAGATGAGATTTTCAAAAGGTATCATCCCGAGGTTTTGAAACTTTTTTTTCTCTCTGCGCATTACAGCCATCCCATAGATTTTAGTGATAAGAAAATGGATGAGGCAAAAAGGGCACGAGAGAGATTTTATATATTACTTAGGAAAATAGATGAAAGCATACCATTTAACGCTCACCAGTCACCAGTTAAGAAAAAAAAGTCAGCGACTGCTGTTGATAGGTTTCGGAAAGAATTTGTATCCGCGATGGATGATGATTTTAATACTTGCCGTGCGTTAGCAGTTCTTTTTGAAATGGTAAATTTTGCTAATAAAAGTCTCGATAAAAAAAGTATTCTTATAGAGGTAAAGAGATTACTTTTAGATTTAGGCAAAATATTTGGTTTGTTTGAGAGACAAGAGAGAGAGGAGGTATTAGAGAGTTTAATGAAATTGATTATTTATATCAGACAGGCTCTGCGCGAAAGAAAGGATTATACTTTAGCGGATAAAATAAGAAAGGATTTAAAAGAAATAGGGATAATTTTGGAAGACGATGCGAAAAATACAAGCTGGCGTTTCGAAGCGTAA